AGAAAATGCCGGAAAGTACTCACCGCACATTTCTGAGAGAGCGGCCACACCGTATGGCCGCTGAGCCGTTCCATCTGATGCGGCTTTGCGGGCCCCACTGTACGAAATGATAAGAGGGAATCGATCGCTTGTGATCCCATGGGGTGAGACTGACAAGTGCCTCGGTGTGCTTAGTGTAGCAGCCTACTGTGTAAATTGATGTAACAGGAAGGGGGGGAGTACATTAAACCCGCTGAGATGGGGAACATCAGGCAGGAGGCAAAATATTTCCACGCTTACATCAATATTTAATCCCTGGAACAGAGCCCCGGCTTTGACTGTAATGGCCTCCCATCTGTTTACGGAGCCTGAGGAGAGGCCTTTGACCCCACCACGCAGGGGATGATGTCTTGCCGGCGGCTGAGAGCCTCTCACACAGCCCGTGCCATCCCCGATAAACCGCATCAATCTGACGTCTGTCTCTACCTGTGGAAAAAACGATCCCATCAACACTGAGGATGGTGAGTTAGTAACATATTCCTCAGTTCTGGAGCCATTAACAATCCGAGGCAGAGTTAACCCTTCGCCCTCCAGAAGGCTGGCGGGGACTGAAAAGGCCGTCGGCAGCAACAAAGGGTGCAGACAAAGCCTTCAGTGTTCTCCTGCAATGGCACTGTCGTCAGATCCACTGGTCTCTTTATCCCAGGCTAGGTGCCTGTCACATGCACCGCAGAGGTTATGAAAAAATGGATGCTGATAAACCTCTAGAATGACCCAGGGCCTGTAGTAAAAGGCGCACATTTCTGAAGAATGGATTCCTGCAGTCAGTCATATAATGTGCTCATGTAAGACTTTCCTGATCCACATGAGGCAGCAGAACATCTTCCTCTGTCAGCATTGAACTTTTTTAAGCATATATCAGAAAGCCAGATGTAATCTCCTGTGCACCAACAATGTCTCCAAAGCAAAAAGCCCAAGCAATTGTGCCTTTTCGAGAGCTGGATGGATTGTCAGAAACTGGGGATTTGTTTCGGGGGAGACAAAGGTGCCTTGAAAGATTCAATTCTGCAACAGCAACGATATCTAATCCGCTTCCTGTGCCATTAGACTCCTTGCAGAGCCTCAGGTGAGATCACTAACGAGGGATAATTGCCGTGGCTCAAGGATTGTTAATTTTCCATTTGTGTGACACCAGTGTGAAACGTGGGAGCATGGGTGTCTCTCCCAGCCACGGCCCAGTACCCATCATGCATTGCTCTGTTTTGCAACTGCTGCACttttcagaacatttttggtGATTTTCCCCAAAGTGAGGTGATTAGACACAACCTGCTGTGGACTATGGTgtatgggggatggggggcagaTTGTAAATGAATGGGTGCACAGAGATGCCTGGGAGGTAAAAAAGCAATTcgagtatgggggggggggggctattggAGAAACTGAAATGATGGGGCTGATGTTCCGCTGAGTGCAGTTGTTACCAGCAGGGAGTGGCTTATTttatcctggggggggggggggtattgctGGCTCTCCAGCCACCATAAAACGTTAACATACAGTCCAAAAAGGGTTCTGGAAAAGCCCAAACAAGCAGCAGtacaataaaacaacaacaacaaaaaaagactCTTAGAAAAGACTCTTAAAAAAGACTCTTAGAAACAACCTAAATGAGAATCATTTATTTAACCCAATTTCCTATTTGTGAAATGTGCTACTTCGTATTTGTGTTCTCCAGGCAAGACATGAAGAATAAATGAAGACAGGAGTTTGCATAACATGTTGATTCATAATTTAAATGTCTGCTTGACACACGTAGAACTAAGACGCAAAATAAACAGACGAGCTGTGCTGTAAATGTATGGGTGTAAGATGGAGGATGTGCTTGTGTCccgggggggaggggccacAGTCGGGTGACAGGCCCATTCATTCTCTTCACCTGAGCCTTATTATCAGTCATATAAGCTTTTGTTCCTATGCACAGGTGCCCCAGTGCACATCCTGTTTTTTAAGGTCTCCCGTTAGCGTGGGACGCTCACGCTAGCATGGAAGGAGTGAATGGTAACACTTGTCGCTCCAGCTTTCGACCATAACCCTACCcctgacccctaaccctaaccctgcaccACAGTGCAGGCTGTCAGGGCGACGCTGTTATTCACCTCATTGCACCTGTAGACTGTTTCAACAGTGGGCATTTGCTGCAGAGCATCGACAAAGAGTCAGAACCATCCATATAGCTTTCACTGGGGCTCCTTGCTGCAGATGGCTAACGTGAGACAGCAGCAATCGAAGCTGAGTCCTCTCTGCAGGGCACACTTTTTTGCCGATGCACCACCGCAGGAAGACCGTTAACTTGTGACAATGAGGTCACAGTCTCTGCTCTCAATGACGGgttgtttctcaataccaagaatgcaaagattgTACTcgtggtcttggcaagagcgGTGTCattaacttgccttccaagaacgtACTTGAgccacaatgaatcatgggattggtttcattcggagaggatgcaactgatgtatccttgGTATATGAGGGGGGGCAAGAATGACATTTGGAGATTTtgaccatcctctgtacttctgttcttgagtattagAAGTGGTCGTCGGCAATGGAAGGTGATGTAAAATGGGtacaagtatggtcaagtatgcatattgagaaacacccaaagACTCAACAAGTAGGGGTGGAGCCAAGGACCATGGCCACGCCCATAAATATAACTGGTCCTTGATGGCCACTGTAAACAAGAGATATTCAGCTGAGGAATTAAATCAAACCAAAGAATACAATGAGATTTATTAAACCACTAATTCCTTTATTCCGTAAGATCCTTGACAACATTGTACTACTACAGCATAGCAACCAGAGACAGGGTGAGGATGACGGGAAAGTGGGTAGCAGGGCCTGGCAGGTTCCTGGCACATGGTGGCATGAGGTGACAGTCAGGGGCAGCATGAGGACTCTCTGACCCCCCACTGACCTCTCAGTTCGTGGAGTCAGCCTGACTCTGCAGCCTGTTGTACTCCTTCAGCCTGGAGCAAGAGAGAGAGCATCCATCAGATAACCTTTTACTAGCACCttgtcaagtcaagtcaaatcaAGATAAGGACTATACTGTCTCCTTAGCTCCTCTCCATGCCATCTCGCAGCCCCCTGGGGGGGCACTCACCTGACGGCGTTGATCTTGATGAATCCCGAAGCATCGCAAGGGTCATAATTTCCTTGGATGTCCATGCTATtatgggagggaacaaaaaagCACGGCTAAGCACAGAAACGTGCACTGTATTCTGTACAATCAGGAtagtaaatattaaaacaaatgcAGACACCACACCTGCACAAAGCATGCACAGCAGGGATTCTCAACCTTCTGTCCACTGCTGGGATTCTACCAGTTAACTTCCAAAAATAAGCTATTTATTTTCAAACTGCACCTTTTTTCCAGACTGCTAGCACCCCGCCCCTCCCCAGCAAGTTCACCCCAAGCTCCTCAAATCCCCCTGCCCCTACATGCCTCACAACGTACCCCCTTGCATCGAGCATTCGTAAAAGTCTACCAATCATTAAGAGAAATGCACACAACAACTATATATATCTACATATCAATATTTAAATTACAAATTAATATCCTTCATGGTACCCCAGCCTCATGTCCTCTGCTGTATGGGCTCCAGGGCCCAAGGTAagtagttagaagatggatggatggatggatatatggatggatggatggatggatgaatggagggATAGATTGATTGATGGGAAGACTTGATACATTGAAGGCTATCCAATACAAAGAAATTCTTCTGAACTCTGTAAAACTTGAAGTCATCAGTGAAATCTTACACAGATGCTTAGATCCATGACCCAAGACGAGAACGAGGCAGAGGTAGAGCCTAAGTAACATGGTTTGTAAGAGTAGGTGAGCAGTTATCGTCCCGCTGATGTCTCTTCCATGATGTCCGCTACCCTTCACCGTGGGCTGCTAGGGCATTATGAATAATTAATACATTTGCATATGATAAGTAAGTGTGATTGGCATCCCGATCTCACAAGGTACCTCTGGTAGGCCTTTCGGGGCTCTCTAACAGGGTCCCACTGCACTTATTGACTAACCACGTTTGCCATAAATCCCGCTTGATGGAGACGGATCCTCTGACATCACCTATGCTCTTGCTGAGGGATTGAACAGCTCTCTCAAGATGTTTACACAGCACGGCTGTGTGGCGAATATCAGCGGAGTTAGGTACAGTGCTGCTTTAGTTATGCTGTATCAATTATTCACAACGGAGAAGGGAGTTAATCTGCCCATGTGTCTGCAGTGGGGAACGTGGGAAATTCTCAGCATGATCATTTTCATTACGGACAGCAACCTTGAGCCGAAGCTAATTGCAAATGATCGTAAAATACAAATCTTGCTCACAGAGACATGCCATTGACGTCTTCCTTTGATGTGAACTTTTTTAAGGCTCTATGAAAATCCAGAGTTTcctattttctgtttttttccacacCTCTTGTCCCTCTGTTCGCTGATGGGGGGTCACCACAATGACATCATTGTTTCTTGATACTACCCTccataacagtgctatctatcaCACTTGcaatatcagaatcagaatcggaaaaaaactttattgatccctagAGAGAAATTGCGTAATATCTCATCCAGTAACAATGTGATTTTTGGTTGTGACTTTCCTGTGATCCTGGGGATTCTTCTTGATTCCTTATTCCATCTTCTCTAACTCCCAAACATTACAGGAGGACCAGGCGATGGAATCAGCACATGTAGCTACGCGCTACATTCCGACATTCATGGGTAATGGGCTGAAAAGCATCTACTTGGATTGATGCTAAAGGCTAAAGGCACCGCAGCCTAGAGTCAGTTGAGCCAGAGTGGTTCTTTGTCTGTGTGGATTAAGagtaaatacacacacacgcacacatagacacaaacatatgtatacacacacacacacacacacaaatacatatatatgtgtttaAGGGTTTATGGGGCTTTATGgagtgattgggattagggttttgcccatagaaatgaatggatggtccccacaaagatatgaatacagacgtgtgtgtgagtggggggggcgggggggtgtcaTCATGTACATTTATGAATGAGTGTGAAATATGCCACAGCTAAGTGGGCATCACCCTCCCTGGAGGCCTGGTGGACTCTCCATCATAATGGAACTATTCCCAGTACCCATCTGTtcacttgccccccccccccccctccccacaagtTCCCTAAAATGCTGCCCTTAGGATGTCTCCGCTCAGTTGGACTGCTGCAACTCAACACCCAAAGTCCCACTGAGCCCAAGTGTTTGAGCTGAGGGGCGGGCTTTCATCTGTGCAAACGTTAACCGATGTGGAAGAGGCCCTTCCCACGCCATCCTCAGCTTTACCCTTGGCTGTGAATGTCACACGGTAAACATGGGACAGACCGGCCATTAGCGCAGCCATTCTCACCCTGTCCCTCCCAGTGTCTCAATCCCCGACACCACCCCGAGGGTGAAACCGCTCCGTGCCTGAATGGAGTCATTGTGCGGAGACTCCATCAGTGTTAACGTTGAGAGGATAAACATGCAGACGCGACGATCTCCCACCTGACGAGCTCCTCGTTGTACAAGGACTTGGGGGACtccctgcccaggatgtacacCTGCCCCTTGAAGACCGAGAGCTGCACCTTCCCTTCCACGTTCTCCTGGGACTTGGTGATGCAGTGGCGTACAAACTCACACTCGGGGCTGTACCAAAAacctgaagggggggggggggggtgcagagcaCATGATATAACCGAAGGTCTAAAATTTCAAATTGATTTATACATTTAGCCCTTTTGTCTAAAGATCTGTACAAATAAGGAAAGTTTGAGGTCAGTGAGTAGGGTTGCCCCGGAGCAGTTGGGGATTAAGGCCTCGAATGAAGGCCCTATGTTGACATGACCTCCCCGCCATGGGATTGAAACCCATGCCAGAGGCTCAGACCGCCCCAGCCCAATCACCTATGTCGTCTATCTGTGATTTATTTGCAGCTCTACTTCCCAGCTTTTCCATTTTGCGATGTGAGGTCAGGATGTCTCTTCCATGTAAGGAAACTGGtccatcacgttgtggggacattgtgtccccataaggtaaggtgtactcgctcgcacacacacacacacacacacagagctctcACTCTCTGCCATACTTCTTACCCCACAGTTAACCATGCTCTCTTAGGCATAGCGCCACAGGGACCACCGTGGttctccccccccatcccccacatcTGCCCCACGGTAAAGTGGAGTATCACATTCCTCTTTTTTTCCTGTCTGATATTCGCTCTGAGGGAACTGGGAGGCCTGCAGGCCAGAGCATCAAATAATAAGTCAGTGGATGTTTGCAtgcagaattccagaattttcCCGTAATGTGGAACATCAACAGCTTGGGTGCGTGCGTCTGATCTCCAGAGAAAAATCCCGCACAGACGCTCCCAGGGAGCACCTCGCCCACTCTGGCAACCCCAAGAGAAGCACCAGCTACGGTCTTAATTGTTATAGTTAAAGACTAATGAGGTTAATCCACGACCCCTCCCCACTCTTCATCCTCCGCCTGACCCCCCCACAGCAGCTCGCACCTTTCCAGCCCCCGGGTCCCATGTGGGCCTAATTGCAGGGACCCCCATAAGGAGTACCTAACAGAAGAAACCTCATTACaaatgtggtggggggggagggggcccaGCCACCCTCCAAACAAAGGGATGGGGACACCTGAGCCGGGCCACCGCGGTGGGGGGGCCATTTCTggaggcgggggggtgggggtgccgaGTATCAGCTGGTGGCAGCTCTGAGAGCGGCCCACTTAAAGGTGGGTCTGGCTGGTACCACGAGGTTCACTTTAATGAACGTAATGAGCGAAGGCAGGAGGCCGTATTTCGTCTGACAAAGCGTCTGACTCCCTCAGTCCCATTACGCAGCTGGGCTCACATGCGTGCCCGTCGACCTGCAGACCCCACAGACGAAAGTAAACACTCTGCGCTGCGTGGGGAAAGGGCCCTCATGCAACTTTCTGGCTCAAAATCACATTGGTCCTGTGACCAAACCCAATGCCCCTCTAGTCAACAAGCCCTGATGAATCTGAAAATCCTGTTAATGTGAAGGGATGGATTTCTGCATTCGCAAACAATCTCAGATCGATTCTCTCCACCCATCGCCGGATTCCCACAGGGTGGTTTTCTGCTACCAATCTCATCGAGGCATTCCCCGCCTGGTCTGCCCTACTCTGGTCTCGGAGAAAATACCGCAGATCAGCAGTGAAGTCAAACACCATCGTGGGGTCAGACCTCAAGACAGCAAACCTCTATTGcactgtttcccaatctggtcctctgggacccgcagacagtccacgtttttgctccctcccagctcccgcaAAAATGTGGAACACATGctttcaacctaccattgtaaaGGAGTTCTGACAGCTTGACCCCCAGGCCCTGCTTGATCTTGCGAACCTCCCGGTCCATGGTGAAAGTCTCGATGTCCAGGTGAGCGTGGAACAGGATGGTGCCTCCAGGAGTTTCATAGATGCCTGAATGAAGAGGAAATTAAGAAATgcagagaataaaaaaataatagacaGCTCAGGCCACACAAGACCACACACATGGATGTTGGGGGCTGAAACGTCTAGAGGCCTGAGATCCAAGGAAAGgtcagagcagtgtttcccaacccggtcctcagggacctccagatgggccacatttttgctccctaatgggagttgggagggagcaaaaacatggactctctgggaggtccctgaggacttAGTTGAGAAACGCTGAGTAACAGGGTTCAATGAATCATTTTGTAGGATAAGAGGCACAAATCGTCAAGGAATCATGGCTCAGATGAGAGCAAGGTCAGAAAAAATCCAGAGAATTATGCAAAGCAGGATCAGAAGATGGGTGAGATTGTAGATGCCAGCAGTAATCAAAGAGAAGCCTTAGGAGTCAACATGATAAAGCAAGGAGCAAACTCAGTACATCACAAAGGTTATAATTCAGTGAGGTTCTCATATCACTCTTAGTCTAATCATGGGGCATTCTGCAGGTTTGTGTTCAGAAATGTGGAGGGGACGGGGTAGGAGGCAGGTGTGACATCAGCATTGCCTCAGAGTATAATAACCTAGGTTATAGAttctatatttaaatatatatttatagataatAATAACCTAGGTTGTAAATAATGAAGATGGCACATGATTGTTCTCTTCATGGAAAATGGTAACAGGTTAAATGACAGAAGGCAGCAGAGTGTTTATGGGCAAGAATCTATATCTACACACGTAGAAAACCCAGCACAAATGTCCCTGGTAACTGCAATTTGGATAATTTTACCTGGTTAAAGttaagtccctgccctgtgGATGTGGGCCCTGTGAATCCCTGCCCTGTGGATGGGGGCCCCCGTGAATTCCGGCCCTGTGGATGGGGGCCCTGTGAATTCCTGCCCTGTGGATGGGGCCCCCCGTGAATCCCTGCCCTGTGGATGGGGCCCCCCGTGAATCCCTGCCCTATGGATGGGGGCCCCCGTGAATCCCTGCCCTGTAGATAGGGGCTCCCATGCATTTCTGGCCTGTGGATGGGGGCCCCCATGCATTTCTGGCCTGTGGATGTGTGCTTTGTGAACCCCTGCCCTGTGGATGTGGGCCCTGTGAATCCCTGCCCTATGGATGGGGGCCCCCATGAATCCCTGCCCTGTGGATGGGGGCCCCCATGCATTTCTGGCCTGTGGATGTGTGCTTTGTGAACCCCTGCCCTGTGGATGTCGGCCCTGTGAATTCCTGCCCTGTGGATGGGGGGCCCCGTAAAACCCTGCCCTGTGGCCCCGTGTCTCCTTACCCCGGGACTTCATGCCGATGAAACGGTTCTCCACTATATCGATGCGGCCGACGCCGTGTCTCCCGCTGCACAGAACCACAGAGGGTGTGTAATCATGCCCATGGACACACGATCCCCCTTAGATCACTGCAGCGCCAGAACCACCTTAATCACATGACCTGTCTCCTATCGCCTGGGGGGAAGTTAGTTTTGTCCTAACAGCACAAGTTCTGCAAAAGCAATTACTCAGCTCAAGGCAGAACAGACTGATACTGAAGACAAATAGTTTGCACAATAACACGGCTAAATATTCTGCTGCAGTCATTGGGCTTCAGTACTGCCCTCCATCAAAGGCACACTATGGTTCAGACACTTAAGTTTTTGGACAGAAATGTTGTGCCTCCTTGTGGACAGGAAGATCAATTTACCCGATCTCATTGAGGTATGTGAAAATCTGCAGGGCCGTGTCCACCGACTTCCCCTCCGTCAGATGAGTCACCTTGACTGGGACACCTGTGGACGGGACAGGATGGTGATGGAGACGGAATCTATCCCATTTTATTCACTTCacattactttttatttatcCATTTATACAAATGAGAAAGGGCATCGACACAGATGCAAGCCGTGGGCCACGCTGTCGGTCGTGTCTCACTAAGAACACTCTTCTATAAGCACAGTACCAAACGCTatctagggcagtgtttcccaatccagtccttggggacccacagacagtccatgtttttgttcctgGAGCTGAGAAGGAACAAAAAATGTGAcatagcaaaaatgtggactgtctggcagggagcaaaaaccgactgtgggtccctgaggactggactTGGAAACATTGATCTACGGAGTGCTGAGGATGTATATCTGCTTGCTCAGGTGTGTCAACAGTCCTAAAATGCCCCCTTGGTCATAGAAACTGTCCAGAGGAGAAGCCAAGAGGAAGGAAGGGGGAACAGACAGAAGTGCACatgaattttaaaaaagctGTTGCCCCCTTCTGGATTAAACCTGTGAAATGATTCCCAGGTCGATGTCTCTGTCACCCCCCACCCTCTTCCTTGACTCATCCCAAATTTTTTCTGTTCTCCGTTTCCCGCTCAAGCTACAGGAATTCGTGGGTCTATCCCTCGGGTGAGAGTGACAGTGTGAGAGCTCAGGGCTCCTTGGCAGGACGAGTGAAAAGCTCTTGGGAAAGAAGGACACAGAAAAGAATCTTTGTCTATAATAAATCTATTAATCCGTGTCTCATCGGCGGTTAGCGATGGTCGGCTCGAGAAGTTTTCATCGCCTTTCTTTACGTGGCGAAATGCAAACGATATAAAGAACAGCTAACACAGTAAGCCAAAAAAAAACGTGAGAATTCTCATGATCTGTCCTCGGCGTGTTAATAATCTGATTAAAACTCTGTATAAAGAATGTGTCGAAGGGAGCTCCATTATCGGGATGCCGTGTCCCTCCCCGGGTTCGAGGATTTGGGGCGGCCCTTTCTTCGGTTCGAGATGGGGGGAGCCACACAAAGGGGCAGCGGACACAGTTGTAGGAAAAATTACGCCATTATGTTtccctgcccaccccccaaTTAATGCAAAATGCCGGAgagaaaaggagggaaaaagTTCCATGGAAAAGTAAAACTGTCggaaaaaaaggagagagagaaaagaataATGTGTCTCAACTGTGGACTGAAGGAACAGAGCGAAAAGAAGTTAAAAATTAAATGTGCACATCTGTGGGAGTCCAGGCTTTCAGATCAGCATTAAAAAATTACTCCCCGACTCCTACACTGAAGGGGATGAGAAAACATaagataaattttaaaaatatataaaaggaGCATATTCTCTAGGATTCGAGCctttcacttcaacacaaaagcAGGCAACTTATGCATGCAAATACTttcacccccctgcccccacccctgcccccgaGCCCCCCACTGCCCACCCAAAATACACAATGGGCCAAttataaatgcaataaaaatcaTAGCTTCACTTGTCACTTTAATTAGTATCTCTGCCTTTAATGGGGAAATGAGGTGAGGCGCGGACTGAAAGCAGGAACATAGGCATCTTACAGACACGAGCTTAATTTGGGTTGGTTAACTCTGCTTCTCGTTGTGGTTCTTGCTAGTATAACAAGGTTTTTTTTGGATTAATACATACCTGTCAACTTATGTCCTTTTGACTAATGTCCGACTGTACTTACGTCCTATAAGAGCCTGATAAAAATTTATCAAGAGACGTCCGAAGCAGACGCAGTGGACGTTAGTGGACGAATTTTGCCACGTGTGTGGCATGCGGCAAGAACCAAAACAAACTGGTTTCACTGCCACTACAGAGGTTTGGTTAAATGTGTGTgatattatattttatgttgtactgtatatttGATCTCTCCCCTATAATGATCTAGATATGTCCAGATTGAACATATCCTGCATGTAAGTCGATGGATACCTGTAGCTGAGGTTCACGGTAAAATGCTGACATACCAAAACATGCGATTGTGACTGACAGTTGCTGAACAGCTTGAAGAAATAATTGTATTTATCAGTGCATTCCTATTGGCTGCGCAATGTCCTGCCCATTGCAACATCACTGCAATCTCAGTGTGATAAACCCACTTATGGGATTGGCCTTCAGTCGTCAGAGGTGTTTGCCATCCCATAATATCCCGATAATAAGGAGACACTGAAGAGGATATATAGGGATGCTCACCTTTGCTGAACTCGATCTCCAGCATGTCTGGAGTGTTGGGAGAATCTTGTGGATTCTTGGTCATCATGAAGAGATCAGAGGGGGCGTGGTTCTGCAAGACACAAGTGTAGATGTTACAGATGTAATGGATACCTGGCTGAGGTTCACTAGGCAGGAGGAATGTTGCTTTTC
This is a stretch of genomic DNA from Paramormyrops kingsleyae isolate MSU_618 chromosome 7, PKINGS_0.4, whole genome shotgun sequence. It encodes these proteins:
- the ass1 gene encoding argininosuccinate synthase; protein product: MSKGTVVLAYSGGLDTSCILVWLKEQGYDVIAYLANIGQHEDFEAARQKAEALGAKKVFIEDLREEFVTAFIWMSVQANAIYEDRYLLGTSIARPCIAQRQVQIAKQEGAQFVSHGATGKGNDQIRFELTYYAIYPTVQIIAPWRIPEFYNRFKGRKDLMEYAQKNGIPVPVTPKAPWSMDANLMHISYESGILENPKNHAPSDLFMMTKNPQDSPNTPDMLEIEFSKGVPVKVTHLTEGKSVDTALQIFTYLNEIGGRHGVGRIDIVENRFIGMKSRGIYETPGGTILFHAHLDIETFTMDREVRKIKQGLGVKLSELLYNGFWYSPECEFVRHCITKSQENVEGKVQLSVFKGQVYILGRESPKSLYNEELVSMDIQGNYDPCDASGFIKINAVRLKEYNRLQSQADSTN